A single region of the Fusarium fujikuroi IMI 58289 draft genome, chromosome FFUJ_chr05 genome encodes:
- a CDS encoding related to vacuolar protein sorting-associated protein VPS13, with translation MLEGLVAGLLNRFLGMYVKNFDPTQLKVGIWSGDVKLRNLELRREALDQLKLPINVMEGHLGELTLVIPWSNLRGAPVKVFIQDVFLLASPKEEAEYDQDEEDRRKQRLKMEKLDSAELLKERNQEGLSQEEQKKSQSFTQSLVTKIVDNLQVTVKNIHIRYEDSISAPGHPFALGVTLEEFSAVSTDGQWKPTFIQDSNTVTHKLATLGALAVYWNTDATLLGTGREASTSSEELMPHDEMVAKFREMIGKDAQENANHQFILRPVNGQAKIELDKSGDIKVPKFKANLLFEEIGLVLDDDQYRDALMMVDLFHYFIRHQEYKRLQPKNVRPKEDPRAWLEFAGNAVLSKIHERNRKWSWDYFRERRDDRKRYIELFKKRKQGHQMSAEETDEINALEWKLTYEDLRFWRSLARNQLKKENAEALKNQPQQQQQQQQGWISWVWGSKPQEKIEQNEENTQMTEEQRQELYEAIDWDEKNAIADEVDVPREAIKMCIETSLSTGSFTLKKSPHDHAADLLSLHFDVFKAKMLQRKDSVLANVSLGGLRVNDGTTPGSVYPEIVRVKDAPTNKQRKRLSLAELEQPEEDPFFQFEFEQNPIEREGDIAVVGKMKPLEVIWNPNFVVGIADFFRPPERHMESITALMESAGATVESIREQTRAGLEFALEEHKTINAELDLQAPLIIVPVSITTENSTCLIVDAGHIHVNSELVDQSTMKEIQSKQKQAYSDEDLKRLESVMYDKFIVKLTSTQVLIGPSVEETKAQLVEKTDEAHLHVVERINVDFIVETSILPKAPNLTKFKVSGHLPMLHATVSDTKYKNLMKVIDVAIPKFGGPAPRLEERKEPSRPRLKSNSSNRSRRKSQRERRQSTPFPFMQSETAVVLDDMDEDDDDFEDAPDGGDAEQLQVQQRIFEFKFKVDTLKGSLYRSDPDGQKPDALLVELVAERFDLEFYTRPFDMVADVSLGSVTVDDFVDNPSAEFKSIISSGDSEDLKEGRSLVHVKFVKVNPLSPEFMPVYEGVETNINAVISTINLVVTRKTLLTLLDFILITFTNNEEESNNNNKALLDDDDDSESVDTAVAVVNAPSVNSNTGSIRVKVDLKSIRLILNNDGIRLATLSFNKADAGIFLRGKTMRISARLGDLSLVDDVNLGVSEDSHLRKLVTIQGDDLADFRYETFDSSNPKAYPGYDSSVFLRAGSVKVNFVEEPFRKIIDFLVKFGKMQALYNAARQAAMNQANQLQQSPSRFKFDVVVNTPIVVFPRVQKPGQTERDVVTAYLGEIYAQNKFTPLDDSENSDIAMKLSAGIRNIKLTSDFHYAGGDSEELEMIDHVDLGFNITYAEHKSGAKRPETEIEGTMSDFNLRLTQYQVKFLLEISKSVPAAFAGEGNDNEEEAAKAVDEGTLQRARTINSEDKSGEDQSLIDLGPELGSIDKEWTKLDLVFRVNTIGLELINAPENEPVHDIARSSLSRFSLDDTKVKTRMLSDGSLEAELLIRSFTIYDSRPRETNKFRRIMSSMNKDVQQLMASVTMSGGKEKSLIAMATIDSPRVIFALDYLFAIQKFAMEALTVDDGSPMDDESIAETTPDESDTESMQVSYAGNVSRPRSQISRQQREEVTQKQEKKESAMSIAFRVNLVDAQVILIANPLTSSSEAIVLSIRQMLLSQQHALTFQISEIGMFLCRMDKFETSRLRIIDDFSVQLSMDSSKPQTTDIHVDIEPLVLRLSLRDILLVHQIVSKASELSGNEPKQIKETPAEQKARELRHAGMKQRSASGRGQSTIAGRSKVTATSHAVTHADNKGKTPEQVVQKSYETLSATVDGIRVVLIGDVHELPILDLSIKNFTAAAENWSSNLKAETAIDLYANVYNFAKSSWEPLLEPWQVGFGVAKDPTSGLLSVDVASKKVFDVTVTTASIALGFKTFQFLTSAEDVLDKPRGVEAPYRIRNYTGFDVVVHSKSPTSDEPINLRLEDGKEAPWSFEHWEKMRENLLTESNQNYVSIQLEGSGFDPVKNVRINREGEHLYALRPKADVLHRLCVEVELGTDNIKYVTFRSPLLVENATQIPVELGIFDVQEGHLLKIEKIAPGDARPAPVGAVFEKQVIVRPDGGFGYQWSTDHLFWRDMLKRPTKQVVCKGENGDPFYFQVHARFDKGNPLTKQYPYMKVKLSAPVTLENLLPYDFKYRIYDKNTKKDWTNFLRKGGVSPVHVVELSHLLLLSVDMQDTVFKASDFAIINSGTNEEFRKEYKLVVKDDKGLPLNLSLHHFKIPNSGGASKITVFSPYVVLNKTGVDVQVRAKSFLQQAKPAAGQFPLMDTSDRERPKALPFMFSYGNDDHRNRALLKIADSEWSKPQSFDAIGSTTEVVLNSATKDKEIHVGVTVEPGEGKYKLTKIVTIAPRFVLHNKMDSEILVRESSSSGYLTLSDGALQPLHFMQKSKVKQLCLCYPGVNNQWTSPFNIADIGTTYVKIAKAGQRQNLVKVEVLMENSTVFLNLSMEKKNWPYSMRNESDVEFMFWQANPNVDEDGDEDRSGWRLIRYRLPPRSIMPYAWDFPAAKFREIIISANGKERHVKLAEIGNQIPMKFHTSSGAPKIVDINVAADGPKQTLILSNFRASKSMYKPKALARTNTGPEAFEVKDQDTGATFRAQLKLAGIGVSLVNAQMKELAYLTFRDVQLRYSDSPLIQTISMAIKWIQIDNQLYGGIFPMVLYPSVVPKKAQEVEAHPSLHAMVSRVKDDSYGVLYVKYATILLQEMTIDLDEDFVFALIDFSNVRGASWTDADDSGKLCDEDLDIPEPSGQPAGQDIYFEVLNIQPMQLNLSFMRTERVNAEDKTSSRNPIMFFLNVMTMAVGNVNDAPLRFNALILDNVRVTTAVLIQNFSSHYSQEVMYQIHKILGSADFLGNPVGLFNSISSGVTDVFYEPYQGLILSDKPEEFGLGIAKGAASFAKKTVFGFSDSFSKFTGSLSKGLAAASLDKQFQDRRRMTRARNRPKHALYGVTAGANSFITSVASGVGGLARKPLEGAEQEGALGFFKGVGKGMIGLATKPAVGVLDMASNVSEGIRNTTTVFDGQELDRTRYPRYIPQDGIVRPYNPREALGQYWLKQVDNGRYFDEQYIGHLELPKEDMVVMITYARILLIRSRRLTSEWDVPLKDVQTIAKERTGVSLALRGGANGPFIPIGEGSERGFLYKMIGVAVEEFNRRFRSGE, from the exons ATGCTCGAAGGTCTCGTCGCTGGCCTGCTTAATAGGTTCCTGGGCATGTACGTCAAGAACTTCGACCCAACCCAGTTGAAAGTTGGTATCTGGTCCGGCGACGTTAAGCTCCGCAACCTCGAGCTACGCCGCGAGGCACTCGATCAGCTCAAGCTTCCCATAAATGTCATGGAGGGCCACCTCGGCGAGCTTACACTCGTCATTCCCTGGTCAAACCTGCGCGGTGCACCTGTTAAGGTCTTCATTCAGGATGTCTTTCTTCTGGCCAGCCCgaaggaagaggctgagtATGATCAGGACGAAGAAGATCGCAGGAAACAGCGCCTCAAGATGGAAAAGCTTGACAGTGCCGAGTTGCTCAAGGAGAGGAACCAGGAAGGTTTAAGccaggaggagcagaagaagagccagagctTTACACAAAGTCTGGTGACAAAGATCGTCGACAACCTTCAAGTCACGGTCAAGAACATACACATTCGATACGAAGACTCTATCTCAGCACCAGGGCACCCATTCGCCCTTGGTGTCACCCTCGAGGAATTCAGTGCCGTCAGTACTGATGGTCAGTGGAAGCCTACTTTTATCCAAGACTCTAACACAGTCACCCACAAGTTGGCTACCTTGGGTGCTTTGGCTGTGTACTGGAATACCGATGCAACTCTTCTCGGAACAGGTCGAGaagcatcaacatcttcggAGGAACTGATGCCACACGATGAAATGGTAGCGAAGTTCAGAGAAATGATTGGAAAAGACGCACAAGAGAATGCAAACCATCAGTTCATTCTCAGGCCCGTCAATGGCCAAGCAAAGATCGAGCTCGACAAGTCAGGAGATATCAAGGTAcccaagttcaaggccaACTTACTCTTCGAAGAGATTGGTCTTGTCCTCGATGACGACCAATATCGGGACGCTTTGATGATGGTCGATTTGTTCCACTACTTCATCCGACACCAAGAATACAAACGCCTACAACCAAAGAATGTCCGACCCAAGGAAGATCCCCGTGCCTGGCTCGAGTTTGCAGGTAACGCTGTGTTATCAAAGATTCACGAACGCAACCGCAAATGGTCATGGGACTACTTCCGAGAGCGACGAGACGATCGAAAACGATATATCGAGCTgttcaagaagagaaaacaagGCCATCAGATGTCTGCTGAAGAAACCGATGAGATCAATGCTCTCGAGTGGAAGCTTACGTACGAAGATCTGCGATTCTGGCGATCCTTGGCCCGCAACCagctcaagaaagagaatgcagaagctctcaagaaccaaccacaacagcagcaacagcaacaacaaggttGGATCTCGTGGGTGTGGGGTTCAAAGCCCCAAGAAAAGATCGAACAGAATGAAGAGAACACGCAAATGACTGAGGAGCAGCGACAAGAGCTCTACGAGGCCATCGATTGGGACGAGAAGAACGCTATTGCCGATGAAGTCGATGTTCCTCGCGAGGCTATCAAGATGTGCATCGAAACGTCACTGAGCACGGGTAGCTTTACACTCAAGAAGAGCCCTCATGACCACGCAGCAGATCTCCTCAGTTTGCACTTTGATGTGTTCAAAGCCAAGATGCTACAGAGAAAGGATTCAGTTCTTGCTAATGTGAGCCTTGGTGGCCTTCGTGTCAACGATGGGACAACACCAGGCTCAGTCTACCCTGAGATTGTCCGAGTCAAGGATGCACCGACTAACAAGCAGCGTAAGCGATTGTCGTTGGCCGAACTTGAGCAGCCAGAGGAAGACCCCTTCTTCCAGTTTGAGTTTGAGCAGAACCCAATTGAGCGTGAGGGTGACATTGCTGTTGTCGGAAAGATGAAGCCTCTTGAGGTTATCTGGAACCCCAACTTTGTTGTTGGTATCGCCGACTTCTTTAGACCGCCTGAGCGTCACATGGAGTCTATTACCGCCCTCATGGAGAGTGCTGGTGCGACCGTTGAGAGCATTCGTGAGCAGACTCGAGCGGGCCTCGAGTTCGCCTTGGAGGAGCACAAGACGATCAATGCTGAATTGGATCTCCAAGCACCTCTGATCATTGTGCCGGTTAGCATCACCACCGAGAACTCTACATGTTTAATTGTCGATGCTGGTCATATCCATGTGAATAGTGAACTCGTGGACCAAAGCACAATGAAGGAAATTCAGTCGAAACAAAAACAGGCATATAGCGACGAAGATCTCAAGCGACTCGAGTCCGTCATGTACGACAAGTTTATTGTCAAGCTGACGTCGACTCAAGTCCTCATCGGACCCTCAGTTGAGGAAACCAAAGCTCAATTGGTTGAGAAGACAGATGAAGCTCATCTGCATGTTGTTGAGCGAATCAATGTGGACTTCATTGTCGAGACATCCATCTTACCAAAGGCTCCCAATTTGACCAAGTTCAAAGTCTCGGGACATCTGCCAATGCTCCACGCCACCGTCTCTGACACAAAGTATAAGAACCTCATGAAGGTCATTGATGTGGCTATTCCCAAGTTTGGCGGGCCTGCACCAAGATTGGAGGAACGCAAGGAGCCATCTCGTCCCCGTCTTAAGAGCAACTCATCCAACCGATCACGAAGAAAGTCTCAGCGTGAGCGAAGACAGTCAACTCCTTTCCCCTTTATGCAATCGGAAACCGCTGTCGTGCTTGATGATAtggacgaagacgacgatgactttgAGGATGCGCCAGATGGAGGTGACGCTGAGCAACTCCAAGTTCAGCAACGTATCTTCGAGTTCAAGTTCAAGGTTGATACCCTCAAGGGTTCACTTTACCGAAGTGACCCTGATGGACAGAAGCCTGATGCATTACTTGTTGAATTGGTGGCCGAGAGATTCGACCTCGAGTTTTACACCAGACCCTTCGACATGGTAGCTGATGTTTCACTTGGTTCGGTCACTGTCGATGACTTTGTGGACAATCCTTCTGCTGAATTCAAGTCGATAATCTCGTCTGGTGACAGCGAGGATCTCAAAGAGGGCCGCAGCTTGGTTCACGTCAAGTTTGTCAAGGTCAACCCTTTGTCTCCCGAGTTCATGCCCGTGTACGAGGGTGTAGAGACCAATATCAACGCTGTCATATCCACAATCAACTTGGTTGTTACCCGAAAGACACTGCTCACGTTACTGGATTTTATCCTTATCACTTTTACGAATAACGAAGAAGAGTCGAATAATAATAACAAAGCTCTactggatgatgacgacgattcGGAAAGCGTGGATACTGCTGTAGCGGTAGTCAATGCACCCTCAGTAAACTCCAACACAGGATCTATTCGTGTCAAGGTTGACCTCAAGAGTATCAGACTAATCCTCAATAACGATGGAATCCGCCTCGCTACGCTATCCTTCAACAAGGCTGACGCCGGTATCTTCCTCAGAGGCAAGACCATGCGTATCTCGGCCCGACTTGGTGATCTTTCACTCGTTGACGACGTTAATCTCGGCGTCTCAGAGGATTCACACCTTCGAAAGCTCGTGACCATCCAAGGAGATGACTTGGCAGACTTCCGCTACGAGACTTTCGACTCTTCCAACCCCAAAGCGTACCCAGGATACGACAGCTCTGTCTTCCTCCGGGCTGGTTCCGTCAAGGTGAACTTTGTGGAGGAGCCATTCCGCAAGATCATTGACTTCTTGGTCAAGTTTGGCAAGATGCAGGCTCTTTACAATGCTGCGCGCCAAGCTGCTATGAACCAGGCCAATCAGTTGCAACAGAGCCCAAGCCGCTtcaagtttgatgttgttgtcaaCACTCCCATCGTTGTGTTCCCTCGAGTCCAAAAGCCAGGCCAAACTGAGAGAGATGTCGTCACTGCTTACCTTGGTGAGATTTATGCTCAGAACAAATTCACACCTCTGGACGACAGCGAGAACTCAGATATTGCCATGAAGCTGTCGGCTGGTATTCgcaacatcaagctcacTTCCGACTTCCATTACGCTGGCGGTGATTCAGAGGAGCTCGAGATGATTGACCATGTTGACCTCGGCTTCAACATCACATATGCTGAGCACAAGTCTGGTGCCAAGAGACCCGAGACCGAAATAGAAGGAACGATGTCTGACTTCAACCTACGACTCACACAGTACCAAGTCAAGTTCCTTCTAGAGATCTCCAAATCTGTGCCTGCAGCATTTGCCGGCGAAGGTAACGACaacgaagaagaggctgccaaggcagTTGACGAGGGTACTCTACAGCGCGCTCGCACGATCAACAGTGAGGACAAGTCTGGTGAAGACCAGAGTCTGATTGATCTTGGACCTGAACTGGGCTCAATTGACAAAGAATGGACTAAACTTGACCTTGTTTTCCGAGTCAATACTATTGGTCTCGAACTAATCAATGCACCAGAGAATGAGCCTGTCCACGACATTGCGAGGTCCAGCTTATCCCGATTCTCGCTTGATGACACAAAGGTCAAGACGAGGATGCTCTCCGATGGTTCACTTGAGGCAGAGCTGCTCATCCGATCTTTCACGATTTATGATAGTCGACCACGCGAGACAAACAAATTCCGCCGTATCATGTCATCGATGAACAAGGACGTTCAACAACTGATGGCCAGCGTCACGATGTCCGGCGGCAAGGAAAAGAGCTTGATTGCCATGGCTACCATCGATAGTCCACGAGTGATCTTTGCGCTCGACTATCTATTCGCTATTCAGAAATTTGCCATGGAGGCGTTGACAGTCGATGACGGCAGCCCgatggatgatgagagtATCGCTGAGACGACGCCTGACGAATCCGACACCGAGTCCATGCAAGTCTCTTATGCCGGCAACGTCTCGCGTCCCCGATCGCAAATCTCGCGACAACAGAGAGAAGAGGTCACTCAAaaacaagagaagaaggagtctGCGATGAGCATTGCTTTCCGCGTCAATCTTGTTGACGCACAAGTCATTCTGATCGCCAATCCCTTAACATCAAGCTCCGAGGCGATTGTCCTGTCCATTCGACAGATGCTTCTCTCACAACAGCATGCTTTGACTTTCCAGATTTCTGAAATCGGCATGTTCTTGTGTAGAATGGACAAGTTCGAGACGTCACGTCTTCGTATCATTGATGACTTCTCAGTCCAATTAAGCATGGATAGCTCCAAGCCTCAAACCACCGACATCCACGTGGACATTGAACCACTTGTCTTACGACTATCACTCCGCGATATCCTCCTTGTTCACCAGATTGTTAGCAAAGCGAGCGAGTTGTCTGGTAATGAGCCTAAACAAATTAAGGAGACTCCTGCTGAGCAGAAGGCAAGAGAACTGCGCCACGCTGGGATGAAGCAACGATCTGCCAGTGGGCGAGGCCAATCTACCATTGCTGGACGAAGCAAGGTGACTGCAACTTCTCACGCCGTTACCCATGCCGATAACAAGGGAAAGACTCCAGAGCAGGTTGTCCAAAAGAGCTACGAGACCCTGTCCGCAACTGTGGATGGCATCCGTGTTGTTCTTATTGGCGATGTACACGAACTTCCAATCCTTGACTTGAGCATCAAGAACTTCACTGCTGCAGCTGAGAATTGGTCGTCGAacctcaaggctgagactgCCATTGACCTGTATGCCAATGTCTACAACTTCGCCAAGTCCAGCTGGGAACCTCTTCTTGAGCCTTGGCAAGTTGGCTTCGGCGTAGCCAAGGACCCTACCTCAGGACTGTTGTCGGTTGATGTCGCTTCCAAGAAGGTCTTCGATGTGACCGTTACCACTGCTTCAATTGCTCTGGGTTTTAAGACATTCCAATTCCTTACGTCAGCTGAGGATGTGTTGGACAAGCCACGTGGTGTTGAAGCACCATACCGCATCAGAAACTACACTGGCTTCGATGTTGTTGTGCACTCTAAGAGTCCTACCAGCGATGAGCCTATCAATCTCCGCTTGGAGGATGGCAAGGAAGCCCCCTGGAGTTTTGAGCATTGGGAGAAGATGCGTGAGAACCTTCTCACTGAATCGAACCAGAATTATGTCTCTATCCAGTTGGAGGGCAGCGGTTTCGATCCTGTTAAGAACGTCAGAATCAaccgagaaggagaacaCCTGTATGCTCTACGACCCAAGGCTGATGTTCTCCATCGTCTCTGTGTTGAGGTCGAGTTGGGCACAGATAACATCAAGTATGTGACCTTCAGATCTCCACTTCTTGTGGAAAATGCTACACAAATCCCAGTCGAGCTTGGTATCTTTGATGTACAGGAGGGACATCTActcaagattgagaagatcgCACCTGGCGACGCTCGACCTGCTCCTGTGGGTGCCGTCTTTGAGAAGCAGGTGATTGTCCGACCTGATGGTGGCTTCGGGTACCAGTGGAGTACAGACCATCTATTCTGGAGAGACATGCTTAAGAGGCCTACGAAGCAGGTCGTGTGTAAGGGAGAGAATGGCGATCCGTTCTATTTCCAAGTCCATGCCCGCTTTGACAAGGGCAACCCATTGACCAA ACAATACCCGTACATGAAAGTCAAGCTTTCTGCACCAGTCACCCTCGAGAATCTGCTGCCGTACGACTTTAAGTATCGTATTTATGATAAGAACACCAAGAAAGACTGGACCAACTTTTTGCGAAAGGGAGGTGTCAGTCCTGTTCACGTTGTTGAGCTTTCACACCTTCTGCTCCTCAGCGTCGACATGCAAGATACGGTCTTCAAGGCAAGCGACTTCGCTATCATCAATTCAGGCACGAATGAAGAGTTCCGCAAGGAGTATAAGCTTGTGGTCAAGGATGACAAGGGATTGCCACTGAATCTTTCACTGCATCATTTCAAGATTCCGAACAGTGGAGGTGCTTCCAAGATCACAGTGTTCAGCCCGTACGTTGTGTTGAACAAGACAGGCGTGGACGTTCAAGTCCGCGCCAAGAGCTTCTTACAACAAGCCAAGCCAGCGGCGGGTCAATTCCCTCTCATGGATACATCTGATCGAGAGCGGCCTAAGGCTCTACCCTTCATGTTCTCTTATGGTAATGATGATCACCGCAACCGAGCCCTTCTCAAGATTGCCGACTCGGAATGGAGCAAGCCTCAAAGTTTCGATGCTATCGGCAGTACTACTGAGGTTGTGCTGAACTCAGccaccaaagacaaggaGATCCACGTGGGCGTTACTGTTGAGCCGGGTGAAGGCAAGTACAAGCTCACCAAGATTGTTACGATTGCTCCTCGCTTCGTTCTGCACAACAAGATGGACAGTGAGATTCTTGTTCGAGAATCTAGCTCCTCTGGCTATCTCACTCTCAGTGATGGCGCCCTTCAACCCCTCCACTTCATGCAAAAGTCCAAGGTCAAGCAGTTGTGTCTCTGTTACCCTGGCGTCAACAACCAATGGACATCTCCTTTCAATATTGCAGACATTGGCACAACTTATGTCAAGATCGCCAAGGCTGGACAGCGACAGAACCTTGTCAAGGTCGAGGTTCTGATGGAGAACTCTACAGTCTTCTTGAACCTCagcatggagaagaagaactggCCATACTCAATGCGCAATGAGAGTGATGTTGAGTTCATGTTCTGGCAAGCCAATCCCAACGTTgacgaagatggcgatgaggacCGCAGTGGATGGCGGCTGATAAGATATCGACTCCCGCCTCGCAGCATCATGCCATACGCTTGGGATTTCCCTGCTGCCAAGTTCCGAGAAATCATCATCTCTGCAAATGGCAAGGAGCGCCACGTCAAGCTAGCTGAGATCGGAAACCAGATCCCGATGAAGTTCCACACCTCGTCTGGGGCTCCTAAGATTGTCGACATCAACGTTGCTGCCGATGGACCGAAGCAAACCCTGATTCTCAGCAACTTCCGTGCCAGCAAGAGTATGTACAAGCCCAAGGCCTTGGCTAGGACCAATACCGGCCCTGAGGCTTTTGAGGTCAAGGATCAGGATACAGGCGCTACATTCCGTGCGCAGCTCAAGCTGGCCGGCATTGGTGTTTCCCTGGTGAACGCCCAAATGAAGGAGCTTGCTTACTTGACATTCCGCGATGTTCAGTTGCGGTACAGCGACTCGCCTCTGATCCAGACAATCTCGATGGCTATCAAGTGGATCCAAATCGACAATCAATTGTACGGCGGCATTTTCCCTATGGTTCTTTACCCTAGTGTTGTGCCAAAGAAGGCGCAGGAGGTGGAAGCTCATCCATCGCTGCACGCCATGGTCAGCCGTGTCAAGGATGATTCGTATGGTGTGCTGTATGTCAAGTACGCGACCATTCTGCTGCAGGAAATGACCATTGATCTGGATGAGGACTTTGTGTTTGCCCTTATTGACTTCTCGAACGTGCGTGGTGCCAGCTGGACAGACGCTGACGATTCTGGCAAGCTGTGCGACGAGGATCTTGACATCCCTGAGCCATCAGGCCAACCAGCTGGTCAAGATATCTACTTTGAGGTTCTCAATATCCAGCCCATGCAGCTTAACCTGAGTTTTATGCGCACAGAACGTGTCAATGCTGAGGACAAGACATCATCGCGCAACCCCATCATGTTCTTCCTCAACGTCATGACCATGGCTGTCGGAAACGTCAACGATGCACCACTTCGGTTCAATGCGCTTATCCTGGATAACGTGAGAGTGACTACAGCGGTACTAATTCAGAACTTCTCCAGCCACTACAGTCAGGAGGTCATGTATCAGATTCACAAGATTCTAGGATCTGCCGATTTCCTCGGAAACCCTGTGGGTCTGTTCAACAGCATCTCGTCGGGTGTGACAGACGTGTTCTACGAACCGTACCAGGGTTTGATCTTGTCGGATAAGCCAGAAGAGTTTGGCCTGGGCATCGCCAAGGGAGCGGCTTCGTTCGCCAAGAAGACGGTGTTTGGCTTCAGTGACAGTTTCTCCAAGTTTACAGGCAGTCTCAGCAAGGGACTTGCCGCAGCGTCACTGGACAAGCAATTCCAGGACCGCCGACGTATGACGAGGGCCCGCAACAGGCCGAAGCACGCCTTGTACGGTGTGACTGCTGGCGCGAACAGCTTCATCACAAGTGTTGCATCAGGCGTTGGTGGCCTTGCACGCAAGCCTCTGGAGGGCGCCGAACAGGAGGGTGCTCTGGGTTTCTTCAAGGGTGTCGGCAAGGGCATGATCGGACTGGCTACCAAGCCGGCGGTTGGTGTACTTGACATGGCAAGCAATGTCAGTGAGGGTATTCGCAATACTACAACAGTATTTGACGGTCAAGAATTGGATCGCACACGATATCCACGATACATTCCACAAGATGGCATCGTGCGCCCTTACAACCCGCGGGAAGCTCTCGGCCAATACTGGCTGAAGCAAGTTGACAACGGGCGATACTTTGACGAGCAGTACATTGGACATCTTGAGCTACCCAAGGAAGACATGGTCGTCATGATTACATATGCTCGGATCTTGCTGATCCGATCGCGACGTCTGACCAGCGAGTGGGACGTTCCTCTGAAGGATGTTCAGACTATCGCAAAGGAGCGCACTGGTGtgagcttggctttgagagGAGGAGCTAACGGGCCGTTTATTCCTATTGGCGAGGGCAGTGAGAGAGGATTCTTGTACAAGATGATTGGGGTCGCGGTTGAAGAGTTTAATAGGAGGTTTAGAAGTGGAGAGTAA
- a CDS encoding probable MNN4-regulates the mannosylphosphorylation: MFRTSSRSLWGVASRASSIRASQFLPRASIAPLLRQQRAVYSSKSDDENPPPPKQPIDIEAERKRGQELLQSNPSVVSSKSSVANAASTAQGSKSADQDMTSELKHDIDVVKDTFTFTDVPRESSVLGLAGTLPYLGTSLSTVFLAWDLNKPIPTGNSFYDAIMIDHETAKYLLSVIEPLQLGYGAVIISFLGAIHWGLEYAEKQPLRERTRFRYGMGLAASIVAWPTLMLPVEYALTSQFMAFVALYFADSRAATKGWAPRWYGSYRFLLTGMVGFAIFISLIGRAKIKQGDAITAKGLSDNFARSGIADHDTNWEKLEAEEKARRRKQKEEEEKKAKEAEKKKKEEEKKGKKKDGKGGDKAKASEEGDKKNEEKSEDNGDNAEKKEDGKDSESKGEGDSKDEKESDSKDESKDEDKKSESDEDSKGDKHKDSEESSDEDSKDDSKQDSDKKDDKQDKSEDKKDKKENKSDEKKDDKSKGKKDKKE; the protein is encoded by the exons ATGTTCCGTACCTCATCCCGATCCCTTTGGGGCGTTGcctcaagagcttcttccATTCGAGCTTCGCAATTCCTCCCCCGCGCATCAATTGCGCCTCTTTTGCGTCAGCAACGCGCCGTATACTCTAGCAAATCCGACGACGagaatcctcctcctcctaaGCAGCCCATTGACATTGAAGCTGAGCGCAAGCGAGGGCAAGAGCTCCTCCAGTCCAACCCAAGTGTTGTTTCGTCTAAGAGCTCGGTCGCCAATGCTGCGTCTACAGCCCAGGGCTCTAAGAGCGCTGATCAGGACATGACCAGCGAGCTCAAGCATGATATT GACGTTGTCAAAGATACCTTCACCTTTACAGATGTTCCGCGCGAGTCGAGCGTCCTCGGTTTGGCTGGTACCCTGCCCTACCTAGGAACATCGCTTTCGACCGTCTTCCTCGCTTGGGACTTGAACAAGCCCATTCCTACGGGCAACTCCTTTTACGATGCTATCATGATCGATCACGAAACAGCCAAGTACCTACTGAGCGTAATTGAGCCTCTCCAGCTTGGATACGGTGCTGTCATCATCTCGTTCCTTGGTGCTATTCACTGG GGTCTCGAGTACGCTGAGAAGCAACCCCTTCGTGAACGAACCCGTTTCCGCTACGGCATGGGCCTTGCAGCTTCCATTGTCGCATGGCCAACTCTTATGCTCCCCGTGGAGTACGCACTCACATCTCAATTCATGGCTTTCGTCGCTTTGTACTTTGCCGATTCCCGCGCTGCTACAAAAGGTTGGGCACCTCGATGGTACGGCTCATACCGCTTCCTTCTCACAGGCATGGTCGGCTTCGCTATCTTTATCTCTCTCATCGGCCgggccaagatcaagcaaggCGATGCTATTACTGCCAAGGGTCTGAGCGACAACTTCGCCAGGTCTGGTATTGCTGATCACGATACCAACTGggagaagctggaggctGAGGAAAAGGCCCGCCGACGAAAGcaaaaggaggaggaagaaaagaaggctaaggaagctgagaagaagaagaaggaagaggagaagaagggcaagaagaaggatggtaAGGGTGGTGATAAGGCCAAGGCGTCTGAAGAGGGCGACAAGAAGAATGAGGAAAAGAGTGAGGACAATGGCGACAatgcagagaagaaggaggatggCAAGGACTCTGAGTCCAAGGGCGAGGGTGAttccaaggatgagaaggagtcTGACTCGAAGGATGAGTCCAAggacgaggacaagaagtCTGAGTCTGACGAAGACAGCAAGGGCGATAAGCATAAGGATTCGGAGGAATCATCTGACGAGGATTCAAAGGATGATTCCAAGCAAGACTCCGACAAGAAGGACGATAAGCAAGACAAGTCTGAGGataagaaggacaagaaggagaacaagtccgatgagaagaaggacgataAATCTAAGGGtaagaaggacaagaaggaataG